From a region of the Odoribacter splanchnicus DSM 20712 genome:
- a CDS encoding DUF4843 domain-containing protein codes for MKYLYTIVMAMLVLASCSENERMVYTDTPGIYFPDYVVGADSLVYSFRMKDTDRDTIQIHVKLLGDLLDEAGEYEVIVSENSSAVAGKHYETLQHRFTYEADKSVSSFPVVVMKPGAELDEATVMLELSLKATESLSLGYPDRVNMRLMITNQLVKPAYWDMPLALYFGEYSKVKHQRCILLMGHDFPLTKEELIGWGGLNYYSYWMQQGRVVCEYYATHTEYDEDGNLITVWNPF; via the coding sequence ATGAAATATTTATATACGATAGTTATGGCAATGCTGGTGTTGGCATCTTGTTCGGAAAACGAACGTATGGTGTATACGGACACGCCTGGCATTTATTTCCCGGATTATGTAGTGGGGGCAGATAGTTTGGTGTATTCTTTTCGAATGAAAGACACGGACCGGGATACGATTCAGATTCATGTCAAGTTGTTGGGAGATTTGTTGGATGAGGCGGGGGAGTATGAAGTCATTGTTTCGGAAAATTCCTCGGCGGTGGCCGGAAAACATTATGAAACGCTGCAGCATCGGTTTACTTATGAAGCTGATAAATCGGTTTCTTCTTTTCCGGTGGTGGTAATGAAACCCGGAGCGGAATTGGATGAGGCAACTGTGATGCTGGAATTGTCGTTGAAAGCGACGGAAAGTTTATCGTTAGGGTATCCTGATCGGGTAAATATGCGTCTGATGATAACCAATCAATTGGTGAAACCTGCTTATTGGGATATGCCATTAGCTCTCTATTTCGGGGAGTATTCAAAAGTGAAGCATCAGCGTTGCATTTTACTTATGGGACATGATTTTCCTTTAACAAAGGAAGAGTTGATAGGATGGGGCGGATTGAATTATTACAGTTATTGGATGCAGCAGGGGCGTGTCGTGTGTGAGTATTATGCAACTCATACGGAATATGATGAAGATGGTAATTTGATTACAGTGTGGAATCCTTTCTAA
- a CDS encoding thioredoxin family protein gives MKRVLALLYFGVLAMGSIYAQGIEFFHGTYEEALQKARAEGKQIFVDVYTSWCGPCKMMAKNVFTRQEVGDYYNNKFVCLKLDAEKESSHAFFKHYQANGYPSFFWLDARGNLLDTRTGSVSPEDFIRYAEEAAKSDLSARLEIARKRWESGERSLELVQEYVVELLQRIHPDQVKDCLLSYFSTLTEEQLQQKENYLLMRGFMRIPEDNIVFGFLNRYPDIYQGYEKGDDFWVNMYRMMVRAGSANLKNPEKYRAHLEMVRKTKSCYAPMYLEILDMERTLFEKNFQQGMALARKVADKYGDKHPYLYRQFFYTLIIAGFFDDSVTDPELIEQAIGMAGKALEHSPCKETLLYLAAAHAKSGDYKKAYELMASEPFFPAPVLSTALYPYLHLHAIHGQYLDKK, from the coding sequence ATGAAAAGGGTTTTAGCGTTATTGTATTTTGGGGTCCTGGCTATGGGGAGTATATATGCGCAAGGCATTGAATTTTTTCATGGCACCTATGAGGAAGCACTTCAGAAAGCCCGGGCGGAAGGGAAGCAAATCTTTGTAGACGTTTACACCTCTTGGTGCGGCCCCTGTAAAATGATGGCCAAGAATGTTTTTACTCGTCAGGAGGTTGGTGACTATTATAACAATAAGTTTGTTTGTTTAAAATTGGATGCGGAAAAAGAAAGTTCTCACGCTTTTTTTAAGCACTATCAGGCGAACGGTTATCCTTCCTTTTTTTGGTTGGATGCCCGAGGTAATTTATTGGATACTCGTACGGGTTCTGTTTCTCCGGAAGATTTTATCCGATATGCCGAAGAAGCTGCCAAGTCTGATTTAAGTGCCCGGTTGGAAATTGCCCGGAAACGCTGGGAAAGCGGTGAACGCTCTTTGGAGTTGGTACAGGAATATGTGGTAGAACTCCTCCAACGGATACATCCTGACCAGGTAAAGGATTGTCTGTTAAGCTATTTTTCTACCCTTACGGAAGAGCAGTTGCAGCAGAAGGAGAACTATTTGCTGATGCGGGGATTTATGCGCATTCCGGAAGATAATATTGTTTTCGGCTTTTTGAATCGGTATCCGGATATTTATCAGGGGTATGAAAAGGGAGATGATTTTTGGGTGAATATGTATCGTATGATGGTGCGTGCCGGCTCTGCTAATCTGAAGAATCCAGAAAAATACCGAGCCCACCTTGAAATGGTTCGTAAGACAAAATCGTGTTATGCACCGATGTATTTGGAGATTCTGGATATGGAACGAACCTTGTTTGAGAAAAACTTCCAACAAGGTATGGCTTTGGCCAGGAAAGTAGCAGATAAATATGGCGATAAACATCCTTATTTGTATCGTCAGTTTTTTTATACACTCATTATTGCTGGTTTTTTTGACGATTCTGTAACAGATCCGGAATTAATTGAACAAGCCATCGGGATGGCGGGAAAGGCGTTGGAGCATAGTCCTTGTAAGGAGACGTTGCTTTATCTAGCTGCTGCTCATGCCAAAAGTGGGGATTATAAGAAAGCTTATGAACTGATGGCCAGCGAGCCTTTTTTCCCTGCTCCTGTCCTTTCTACGGCACTTTACCCTTATCTGCATCTTCATGCCATTCACGGGCAATATTTAGATAAAAAATAA
- a CDS encoding FecR family protein encodes MAEFKNYKEVAFLLSKAVQGQLTEKEEEMLGKWRQEFPENELLYRRVLTSEFIISKSKQWEQVDLVMAYLKVRQKCEHRLRRARLFQVTAVAVSVLLLLVSGLFYFVLRDKSDRYPLGLMTENILPGNVKAELILADGERILLGGPGVDSVLIQPGAEIHTAKERLSYIGRQQTGKIQYNILQIPRGGEYSVTLQDGTVVNLNSASELRYPVRFTGTERKVFLTGEAYFQVAKDKEHPFVVVTGEAEIEALGTSFNIYSYEEENRIETTLVEGAVRFAVADQTVILMPGEQGVVGTDGNLEKKKVDVFPYIAWKEGKFVFRKRSLEEVMHIISRWYNVEAVFQNESLKKVSFSGNLKRYDDFEHIVSMLEMTGGIRFKVEGRKIFITEK; translated from the coding sequence ATGGCAGAGTTTAAAAATTATAAGGAAGTTGCTTTTTTATTGTCGAAAGCTGTCCAGGGACAGTTGACCGAAAAGGAGGAGGAAATGCTTGGAAAGTGGCGACAGGAATTTCCGGAGAATGAACTACTGTATCGTCGGGTTCTGACTTCGGAGTTTATCATTTCGAAAAGTAAACAATGGGAACAGGTGGATTTGGTGATGGCCTATCTAAAGGTACGGCAAAAATGTGAACATCGCTTGAGGCGAGCCCGGTTGTTTCAAGTGACTGCTGTTGCTGTTTCGGTATTGTTGCTGTTGGTTAGCGGGCTTTTTTATTTTGTACTGCGGGATAAAAGTGATCGGTATCCGCTCGGGCTGATGACTGAAAATATTTTACCTGGAAATGTGAAAGCGGAACTGATACTTGCCGATGGAGAGCGGATTTTGTTAGGGGGCCCGGGCGTGGATTCGGTATTGATACAACCTGGTGCTGAAATACACACTGCTAAAGAACGTTTGAGCTATATCGGCCGGCAACAGACCGGGAAAATTCAATATAATATTTTACAAATTCCGAGAGGCGGAGAGTATTCGGTGACTTTGCAGGATGGTACGGTTGTGAATCTGAATTCGGCTTCCGAATTACGTTATCCGGTGCGATTTACAGGTACTGAACGGAAAGTATTTTTGACAGGAGAGGCTTATTTTCAGGTAGCAAAAGATAAAGAACATCCTTTTGTCGTGGTCACCGGAGAGGCGGAGATAGAAGCATTGGGTACTAGTTTTAATATTTATTCTTATGAAGAGGAGAATCGGATCGAGACGACTCTTGTCGAAGGTGCTGTCCGCTTTGCTGTTGCCGATCAAACGGTTATTTTGATGCCGGGTGAACAGGGGGTGGTTGGAACCGATGGTAATTTGGAAAAAAAGAAAGTAGATGTTTTCCCTTACATTGCGTGGAAAGAGGGAAAGTTCGTGTTTAGAAAACGCTCTCTGGAAGAGGTTATGCATATTATTTCACGTTGGTATAATGTAGAGGCGGTATTTCAAAATGAATCCTTGAAAAAAGTGTCGTTTTCCGGGAATCTGAAACGGTATGATGACTTTGAACATATTGTCAGTATGCTGGAAATGACAGGAGGAATCCGGTTCAAGGTGGAAGGGAGAAAGATCTTTATAACCGAAAAATAA
- a CDS encoding PKD-like family lipoprotein: MMKVIKYIGVVCMLSVLAGCVDDKTIDEFKVLNQVTIEGLQERYSVLLYNRLQCTPVIRTSQNDESNLSYVWYAYTTTTRNEADTLGRERELDVLAEPSILTPGEAYTLALKVTDNTTGVFYREERELEVRTQFTKGTVLLCEENGLAEVNFIPDDESNTVLEDVYESANKQLLGRNPTRIFSVNPNAYATFLKQELIFCRDENGGVVASPLSFEKIKTMREACDHHFEASEMSPELYYKGGMIDYIIVNGMVCKRATNMQAINWEPGLVLMNEPREYQVAPHVLAVGSNPVFFDELYGRLIVHNPWNQGSLKTFSKADNDPGIFDGSNLGTGLELKCWGPLSEAKLGAWMLLLNKKDGKYWMYKFSLLNNSFRSISKTEVTAAVAPHLHEAIGFAANPEYEDVLMYATENAVYSFAVNQLNASTSSSLEVLQKDMQAIENMQVTGIQFVDITVPAPTESDPSATRISQQVRLAVRDLNRTERQGGVVFYEVNSTGGIHLDSVFKKTGFCDKVIDINEKYE; the protein is encoded by the coding sequence ATGATGAAAGTAATAAAATATATAGGAGTGGTATGCATGTTGTCTGTTTTGGCAGGATGTGTGGATGACAAAACGATTGATGAATTCAAGGTGTTGAATCAGGTCACGATAGAGGGGTTACAAGAGCGGTATTCTGTATTGTTATATAATCGTTTACAATGTACGCCGGTCATCCGGACTTCTCAAAATGACGAGAGTAATTTGTCCTACGTTTGGTATGCTTATACTACGACTACCCGTAATGAAGCAGACACATTAGGTCGGGAAAGGGAGTTGGATGTATTGGCAGAACCGTCCATTCTCACCCCTGGGGAAGCCTATACCCTGGCGTTGAAGGTAACAGATAATACAACCGGTGTTTTTTACCGGGAGGAAAGGGAACTTGAGGTGCGTACGCAGTTTACCAAAGGAACTGTTCTTTTGTGTGAAGAGAATGGTCTGGCGGAAGTTAATTTCATCCCAGATGATGAGAGTAATACGGTTCTTGAGGATGTATATGAAAGTGCCAATAAACAACTTTTGGGGAGAAATCCTACCCGGATATTCTCGGTGAATCCGAATGCTTATGCCACTTTTCTGAAACAGGAGTTGATTTTTTGCCGGGATGAAAACGGAGGTGTGGTGGCCAGTCCGCTTTCTTTTGAGAAAATCAAGACGATGAGGGAAGCCTGTGACCATCACTTCGAGGCATCGGAAATGAGTCCGGAATTGTATTATAAAGGGGGTATGATTGATTATATTATTGTGAATGGCATGGTTTGCAAGAGGGCTACTAATATGCAGGCAATCAATTGGGAACCGGGATTGGTATTGATGAACGAACCGCGGGAATATCAGGTAGCCCCCCATGTGTTGGCTGTCGGTTCTAATCCTGTGTTTTTCGATGAGCTGTACGGGCGTTTGATTGTGCACAATCCGTGGAATCAGGGGAGTCTGAAAACGTTTAGTAAAGCGGACAACGATCCGGGGATCTTTGATGGCAGCAATTTGGGGACGGGATTGGAGCTGAAATGCTGGGGTCCTCTTTCAGAAGCAAAGTTGGGAGCCTGGATGCTGTTGTTGAATAAAAAAGACGGCAAATACTGGATGTATAAGTTTTCTTTGTTGAATAACAGTTTCCGCAGCATCAGCAAGACGGAAGTCACTGCTGCTGTTGCACCTCATTTGCATGAAGCAATTGGATTTGCTGCGAATCCGGAATATGAGGATGTTTTGATGTACGCTACGGAAAATGCGGTCTATTCTTTTGCAGTAAATCAGTTGAATGCTTCTACAAGTTCATCATTGGAAGTTCTGCAAAAGGATATGCAGGCCATTGAAAATATGCAGGTAACCGGTATACAGTTTGTGGATATTACGGTGCCGGCTCCTACTGAGTCTGATCCTTCTGCAACTCGGATATCCCAACAGGTGCGTTTGGCTGTGCGGGATTTGAACCGTACGGAACGTCAGGGAGGGGTCGTATTCTACGAAGTGAATTCCACCGGTGGTATTCACTTGGACAGTGTGTTCAAAAAGACGGGTTTCTGTGATAAAGTCATCGATATTAACGAAAAATATGAGTAA
- a CDS encoding RNA polymerase sigma factor, translated as MSKYFRIRGIEEDEIFRNLFIDYYPSLISFALYYVGDKTIAEDLVQEVFVKLWETRERWSAVGDFSAYVYQMVRFKCFNYLRAEKIRNEATRSFTEEVDITEINNYIAEETFRLVMNSMEDLPPACRTVFSLTLEGYSAKEIAEKLDIAVETVKKQKQIARKILKEKFGKLFLFLPAVLFS; from the coding sequence ATGTCTAAATATTTTAGAATCAGAGGAATAGAAGAAGATGAGATTTTCCGTAATTTGTTTATAGATTACTATCCATCTCTGATTTCTTTTGCTTTATATTATGTGGGAGACAAAACTATAGCTGAGGATCTGGTACAGGAAGTATTTGTGAAGCTTTGGGAAACCCGGGAACGTTGGAGTGCTGTCGGTGATTTTTCTGCTTATGTCTATCAGATGGTCCGTTTTAAGTGTTTTAATTATTTACGGGCTGAGAAAATAAGAAATGAAGCAACGCGTTCTTTTACAGAAGAGGTAGATATTACTGAAATCAATAATTATATAGCAGAAGAGACTTTCCGTTTGGTAATGAATTCAATGGAGGATTTGCCTCCTGCTTGCCGGACAGTGTTTTCTTTAACATTAGAAGGTTATAGTGCTAAAGAAATTGCAGAAAAATTAGATATTGCAGTAGAGACCGTAAAAAAGCAAAAGCAGATAGCCAGGAAAATTTTAAAGGAAAAATTTGGAAAATTATTTCTTTTTCTTCCTGCTGTCCTGTTTTCTTAA
- a CDS encoding RagB/SusD family nutrient uptake outer membrane protein gives MKKLIYLPVCLGMLFFSAACENWFDVSPKSDVKAEDLFQQESGFRDVLTGVYSLMSAPESYGRQLSFGYVDVLAQYYNISGNTHRYIKTKDYLYREPYDKEVLSTIWSRQYKGIANLNAMLMFIDEQRGVFSGDEVYRIYKGEILALRGMLHFDMLRLFSASPAIDKERKAIPYLESYTNLPQHQLTVGAVLEKVVKDLNAARELMREVDPYGPNYAKLESLYRNHPLLRNRQKHLNYYAVTALLARVQLYAGNLPDALEAAREIVGEPGSEPVAPFSLTTAAATDERLFDSELLFALEEGKMQDNIDVYFGESVIKNGITNSSTALSISINNRNKLFAQQDPADDDYRLKLWFQETNSATAVMPGKYVNVGCIPLIRLSELYYIAAECSANQGLAYLNTLRAHRGLAAMTEVTDLQAEIAKEYSKEFMCEGQMFYYYKRLGLKRIGVYRTVAIEPEEVYVIPLPDDELDFGLIE, from the coding sequence ATGAAAAAGTTAATATATTTACCGGTATGTTTGGGGATGCTGTTTTTTTCCGCCGCCTGTGAGAATTGGTTTGACGTGTCTCCGAAATCGGATGTGAAGGCGGAAGATTTGTTCCAACAGGAAAGCGGTTTTCGGGATGTGTTGACAGGTGTCTATTCGTTGATGTCTGCTCCCGAAAGTTACGGACGTCAGCTTTCATTCGGCTATGTGGATGTGCTGGCGCAGTATTATAATATTTCCGGGAATACCCACCGGTATATCAAGACGAAAGATTATCTTTACAGGGAGCCTTATGATAAGGAGGTCTTATCTACGATTTGGAGCCGGCAATACAAGGGCATTGCCAATTTGAATGCTATGCTGATGTTTATCGATGAGCAACGGGGGGTATTTTCGGGTGATGAGGTGTATCGTATCTATAAGGGAGAAATTTTAGCTTTGCGCGGTATGCTTCATTTTGATATGTTGCGGTTGTTTTCCGCCTCTCCGGCAATAGACAAGGAGCGAAAAGCCATCCCTTATCTGGAGTCGTATACTAATCTGCCGCAGCATCAGCTGACGGTGGGAGCTGTTTTGGAGAAGGTCGTGAAAGATTTGAACGCGGCACGTGAATTGATGCGGGAGGTTGACCCCTATGGGCCGAATTATGCGAAACTGGAATCTTTGTATCGGAATCATCCGTTGTTGCGGAACCGGCAAAAGCATTTGAATTATTATGCCGTGACGGCTTTGCTGGCCCGGGTGCAACTGTATGCCGGCAATTTACCGGATGCTTTGGAAGCTGCCCGGGAGATTGTGGGAGAGCCGGGAAGTGAACCCGTCGCACCGTTTTCACTTACTACTGCGGCTGCAACCGATGAGCGTTTATTCGACAGTGAGTTGTTGTTTGCTTTGGAGGAAGGGAAAATGCAGGATAATATCGATGTTTATTTCGGGGAGTCGGTTATAAAAAACGGTATTACTAATAGTTCCACAGCTTTAAGTATCAGTATCAATAACCGGAACAAATTGTTTGCACAGCAAGATCCGGCGGATGATGATTATCGGTTGAAGTTGTGGTTTCAGGAAACCAATTCTGCTACTGCCGTCATGCCGGGGAAGTATGTCAATGTGGGTTGTATCCCTTTGATTCGTTTGTCTGAATTGTATTACATTGCTGCTGAATGTTCGGCCAATCAGGGATTAGCTTATCTGAATACTTTACGTGCCCATCGGGGATTGGCTGCGATGACAGAGGTCACTGACCTGCAAGCGGAGATTGCCAAGGAGTATAGCAAGGAGTTTATGTGTGAAGGGCAGATGTTTTACTACTATAAGCGTTTAGGACTGAAACGTATCGGGGTTTACCGGACGGTAGCGATTGAGCCGGAAGAGGTGTATGTGATACCCTTGCCGGATGATGAATTGGATTTTGGTTTAATAGAATAA